The DNA region CCAGCTGCTCCACGTTCAGACAAAGTCGTCTCTCCTCTGCTTCCCTCTCCTGTAGCTCCAACCTGGCCTGTTCGACATCGCCCTGCAGCCTACCCACGGCCTCCTCCAGAGCCTGAAGTCTCTGATGAAGACTCTCTATTTCATTTTTCAAGGTGTGAGCTTCACTTTGTGCAGACTCCAATTCAGCTGCGGTTTGCTGaagcttcttcttctcctcctccagagCAGCTTGGGTCTCTGTGATTTTCTTCCCCTTTTCTTCCAATCTTAGCTGCCAATCCTTGTCTGCTTTCTCTAACCTGAAAGGACCAACAAACTGGATTATAggctaaaatgtaaaaactcagTAAAACAGACAAATTCAAAGGGAACATTCTTACCTTTCAACTGTGACTTGCAGTTCCTCTTTCAGTGCCGTTTCTTTCTGAAGCTGTTCCGCGAGGCCTTTGGCACGTGTTTCAGCCTCTCGAACTTCAGCCTCCTTAGCCTGCAGGGCACCGTTAAAGCGACTCTCCCACTGCCGGGCCTCGTCAACAACTCGGTCCCGGTCATCTTGCAGGGAGGACATGCAGCGTGAGAAGGCAGCTAACCTGGCCAGAGACTCATCCAGACGAGCCTGCGTCTCCTGGGCTCTTCTCTCAGCGTCTTCTGCTATCTCTCTGGCCTCCAGAGTagcttcctcctccttctccctttCTCTATAAGTCTCCTCCAGTCTCAGCTCCATCTCCTTCAGCTCAGCTCCCAGCCTGAATCTCACAGAGTCCAGGGTTTCCTCTGCCTCAGCTTTTAGAGCAGCCTCTCTCTGCTGGATGCTCTGTTCGATGGTCTTTTTGGCAGCTAATGCCTCGCTCGCCTGTTTCTGGGCCTCATCTAGTTGGGATTTATAACTAGCAACCTCTGCTTCAGTTCTTTTCAGGTCCTCTAGAGTTTTGGAGGCCTCCAGCTGGGACTTTTCCAGTTTGTTGCAGAGCTCATCGTGACCTATCTGCAGCGCCTTCGCTTCTCTTCCCAATTCGCTGATCCTCTCCTGGTACTGGATGCAGTCTTTCTGCAGTTGACGGACTTCCAGCTGTTTCTCCCTCAGCAGTTCTTCCAGCTGTCGAGCTCTGCTCTGGCTGCCTTCTTTGACCCTCTGAGCAGACCTCAGCTGTTGCTCCAGCTCCCTCTGCTTACCAGACTCTGCTTCGGCCTCAGCTCTTTCCCGCTGGGCCTGCCTCATGTCCTCTTCCAGCCTGGCAGCTCGGTCTTTCTCACTCTGAGCCTCGGCTTCGAGTTCGGCTTTTTCCCTCTCTAACCTTTCGAGCTCCCGCTGCAGCTCGGTGAGGTGCTCCCGGTTCTCAGCTGCCTCCTGCTGGTAGCCAGCGATGCTTCCATTGAGCTGAGCCAGCTGGTTCATCAGACGCTCCTCCAGATTATCTTTTTCAGCTTCAAGACTTCTGAGGAGTTCTTTGAACTGGGTTTCCCTCTTTGAAGCCTCTTCAATCAGgctcctttctctttctttgctcTCTTCAAGGCACTTCTCTAAAGAGACTGAGAGGCTCTCCTTCTCCTTACTCTCCTGGAGATGTCGCTCGAGAGAGGCCAGTTCAGCTTTGAGCTCAGCTTCTCGCTCCTGCCACTGTTCCCTCTCAGTGGTGAAAGCAGCCTTGACCTCCCTCATTTTATTTTCCAGTAGCATCTgagctttttcactcatttctgctttgtctttttcttcgGCAGGTTGCGAATGGGTTTCTTTTGCAGTTGCTGCCACTATTTGGTCATCTTGAATCTCTTCTGGCATTACTGGTTTTTCTTTGTCCTTATTCTGAATCTCAGCAGGCTCTGTTGTCATCGTACTTGCATCTGATTTCTGGGCAGTGACAACCTCTTCTACATGatcattttccttttctctcaTTTGGGCAAGTTCTTCCCTCAGACCTTCAATCTGCTGCCCTAAAGAGTCTCTTTCTGCCACTGTAGCATGTAGCTCAGCTTTCAAAGCTCTCAGCTCCTCTTGAAGCTGCTCAAGTTCATCCCCAGGAGCTTtgtcttcttgttttattgaCGGCTTTTCTTGGATCTCTCGGAGCCTCTCGTTCTCTTCCTCCAACTCTAaaattttctgctgctttgttttGGCAAACTTTCTCATTTTATCCTTTACTGCACTGACCTCCTTCTGCGCTTCCTCCGCTTGTCTTTCAGCTTCCTGCCTTGCCGTCTCATGAGTCCTGACTTTTGCCGCCAGCTCCTGTCTCTCCTGCCTCGCAGCTTCCAGGACTCGTCTCACTCTCTCCGCCTCATCGCTCACATTTTCATAAGATTTGAGAAGTGTCTCGTACTCATCCTTCATGGTTTGAACCTTTTCCTCCCATTCTCTGCATGTTCTGGCTGCTTCTTCTTTTGCCAGCTCCACTTCTCTCTTGCAGGCATCTTTCTCATTGAGTACACCTTCCATTGCCAGCTTGAGGCTCTCGCACGAGGATCCTAAACTTTGGTTCTCCAATAATGTCCGGTCAACCTCTTCAATCAGTCGAACTCTTTCAGCTCTCAGCTTCTCCAGCTCATCTTCAGCAGATTCAATTTTCTGCTGTAGCTCAGCTATAACCTTGTCGCTCGAAGCAAGCTGCTCCTTCTGGGTTTTGTTCTCTTTAAGAGCGTCTTTGCGAGAGATCAGAGCAGCCTGAAGCTTTCGTTGAAGCTGCTGGATCTTCTCCTCACTGTCTTTGTCCTCTTCTTGCTTCAGTGGAACCTCAACCTCTAACTTGTGTGACTTTTCCTTTTCGGCCTTCAGCTCATCCTGTAATGAAGCTATCAGCTGATCCTTCTGGGCCACTGTGTCTTGCATAGAATTTATAAGTGTGTTCTGCTCACTCAGCTGCTGACTTAGCTCCATTATCTCGAAATTCTTGTTGTCGAGAAACTGCTTGAAGCTGTCGACTTCATCCTGAAGAGCTGCGACTGAAGACGAGGACTCTGcggctgctgctttggctgcAGCGTCCATTTCTGCTTTTAGGGCTTCAGCGTGAGACTCGGCTTGGCGATACTTCTCTCTGAGGTCATCAACTTCTGCAGAAAGTGCATCAATCtgcctttccttttctttgagTGCTTGCAGCTCTTTGCCCACTTCCAATAACTCAGTCTCCTTCTGCGACAGGCTGGCCTGGGTTTCCCGCAGCTGCCTCTCGAGTTCCTCACCTGCTGTCCGTAGAGTCTGGATCTCCTCTCTGAGAGTTTTCAGAGAATCCTCCATTTGTTCAGAGAGGACCTCAGACGTAGGCTGACATGGATCGCTGGACTGCGGTTGTGATGAATCAGTCTCAGGTGAAGCAAAATCAACCCAGTCCTCCTGGACCCAATCATTTCCTGAAGGCTTTTCCATGTTTTCCACCCTGTGTTTTGGCTCTTGAGGAGTTGGATCTTCTCTTTCAGCGCTCACCTTTTCTTCTAGTTCTCTCAGTTTAGTGAGAAGAACTTCCTGTTCACTGCTCTGGACCTCAAAACGCTCCATAAGGCCACTGTATTCCTCTTTCTGCTGCTTGAGCTGTTCGCGATGGTGCCGGTCTTTTTCCTTTGCCTTACGGATAGTTTCTTTGCGAGACTCTTGCACCTCTTGAAGCTTCTTCTGCAGCGTTTCACACTCTGCTTCGAGATATGTCACCTGAGATTGTAATGCGTTTGTTTCAGGAGAAATCTCAGCTTCTTCACTTAGCTTTCTATTCAGAGCCAGAGTCTCAGCGAGAACTTGGTCCTGCTTTGTTATTTTTTGCTCAAGACTCTCAACTGCCTCCTCTTTGTATCTTAAAGCTTGCTCGAGCTCCACAAGTTTTACCTCCATCTCCTCAATCTTGTGTCCTTCTGACTTTTCAGGAATTTCTCCCGTTGCCGCCTCATCCCTCTCACTCCATTTCTTCGCTTCTGCCTCAAAGTCAGCAACCTTCTTCATGAGATCTTTTCTCTGCACAAGTGCTGCCTGCAGcttcttctttgtgtttgtcaGCTGCTTTTCCATGACTTCTTTCTCCTGCCGTAAGCAAGCAACTTCATCGTCTACAAGGACAGGTGAGTCTTCAGTGGTCTCTTGCTGTTTCTCCTCTTTAACCTTCTGAAGTTcttccatcttctccttcaGTTTGTTCATCTCGCTGTCAATCTGGAACTTCTCTTCTTCTGCTTGAAGGAGTCTAGCAGACATGCTGTCATTGAGCTCCAGCATCTCCTGCTCTTTCTGATTGAGACGAAGCTGTAGCTCGCTAATCTCAGAGTCCTTCTTTGACAAAGACTCAGTATTGAGATCTGATGTCTGGGAGTATTCCAACATGCTGCTTTCCATGTCTTGAAGCCTCCTCTCCAGCTCAGAGGCGAGGAGTTCTCTTTCCTCTAGCTGAGTGCTGAGCATCCTAACCTGACCCTCCTGCTCAGAGAGAGCATGTTGGGCCGTTTCCAGAGCTGTCTGCAAAGCCTGAAGTCGGTCGTCCTTGGTTTTATTCTCACTGTTTAAAATGTCTATCTGTTCTTCAAGAAGCTGAAATTCAACGCTCTGCTTCTTCGCTACAGAGCTGCTTTCCTGGGAATGTTTATTTAGCTCCTCTCTGGCTGAACTGAGCTCCTCTGCTAAACTCGCAGCCTTGGACTCAGCCACTTCTTTAGCAGCACTTAGGGATTCTGTTTCCTCTTCCAGACTCTTTATTTTCTCCTGTGACTCTGCAGCTGTCTCTCTGAGCCTCTGCAGCTCAGCCAGAAGTTCACTGTACCTCTTTTGGAGCTCCTCAGCTAAGGCCTGAGCGAAGACCTGGCCGGAGTGAACATTGGCTTCATGGGACGAGGAGGAAGAACTCTGCTGACTTACATGAACCTGAACTGTCTCTCTGATGACGACAGACGAGGACTCGACTTGAACTGTGGTGGTTTCTTGCTCCATGCCTGTCGCCACCCACGACTGACCAAAGTCCTGGACGATGGAGGGCCATTCTTGACCTCCATCTTGATTCACAGCTTCCAGGAGTGTCCAGCTGCTGTGAGCCACCTCTGAATCACTACTGGCGACCATTTCATCCGATGAGGTGCCTTTGGATTCCTCTGGGGAATCTGACTGGTTTCCTATTAGCTCTGGACTGCTCTGATTCTCAGCAGAAATGGAGAGAACAGAGGTGTCCTCAGCAACTAAAGTGCTCTCTTCTTCTTGGGTGTCTGCCATGAAGTCAGAAAGGGCTGCAGAGCTATCGAGGGGAGCCGTAACAGCATCCTCAACCTGATCTGGGGTCTGATCACAGTTTTCATTTGGTGAAAGCTCACTTAAGCTTCGCTTATTAGCAAGTATGAGGGATTCTTGCAAAACAACCAGCTCGTTGTCTTTTTCCAGCAGCTGCTGTTCCAGGGCCAGTATGTGTGctgtgaaataaaattaaataggAAACGAATGATAAGAATGATCTAAAATAAGCAGTAccaaatcaaaaacaaatgcaagtgcagtctaaaaacaaacacaaatagaGGGTGTGTGCTGCTGCAATACAATATTGTTCAAAGTTCACACAGATAATTTGGCATTGAGAAAATGAATATataatgtgacaaataaagccAAAGAAAATGTTTATGATCTTAGATTGTCTGGTCCAGGAGTGTGAAACATACAGTTGGTGGCAAAGGAACAGAAAGTTCACTGGATGTCTGTGCAAAGTGTTTAACTTACAGAAAAGGAGGGCACGTTTTCCACTTTGTATTGCAAGTTGTTAAAAATGGATCGAGTTCTGAGAACGGTTGTCAGGAATTTTAAATTTAGTTAAACCCGACGTCTGAATTATTGTCGGTTTTACAGCTTCCTTATTGCTCTATCACACCAAAGTAGGGTGGACAAGCAGAAGATCAGCACTGACGCCTTTCTTTAATTTACAACAGCAGGTTTTATTTGTCACAATGGCAGACTGAATGTGAAAAACACAtactgctaaaattataaacacTTACCAAATATgagtaaattaaaataaaatactttaataAAATTTTTCTTGTGAACTTTTCAAAGACTGTTAACTATCGGTTTTGTAATGTGAATATTAAGAATTTTACAATGCACTTctttacatttaaagaaaagcagGTGGTTTATGTTCAGCCTTCCTGAGATCAAAATGTGTTGGATGTCACCGTGGTTGAAGAAAAACTGTACGTATATAACcagcatacaaaaataaataataataatgataaaaataatttgtgcCTAAAAGCAATGAGTATACTGAATAATAAAATGCTGTGATGTATTTCTATAGTTGTACTGTAGTTTTATAGATGTATATTTATGAATGTGGGatgatatttttattattaatttatttattctatttgGAAGTGGGACTCTTGCAGTGAAACATGACTTACAGATTAAAAGTAGAGACACCTTCACTCTAAAGAAAATCCACTCTGATTTCACcttcattatatttttttaataaattaggAAAAATTAATTTagtcaaataattttaaaagctACAGAATTCAACcttatttaatggtttaaatTAGGACCTGAATTTCATTCCCATTTCTAAATGGGCTGCCCtcataaagacaaacaaatatgGAAGCCTTCTGTTAATCTCTGGAATctcaaagaaatattttataCAGATTTTAACTTCCTGTTCGATTCTGTCTCCAAATAATGAGTGCATTTATTTTAGGAATCATACCGTACCTTTTTCAGCTTCAGATGAATCCTGTGTTGGTTCAGCCGCTTCTTGTCTCTCCGACAtctaaaagaacaacaaaaaaaaagcgaCAAGCTCAAAGACATCCTGCAAACTACAACGGTGCAAAAAAGTACTTCAACAAAGAAACCATTTCACATTACACAAAAGGCAGAAAGCTAGTGGATAAGGATTTTGACATTCACCCTGTCCACAGGTAAATGTCATTTTCGGTGTTTACACTACTCTCACCAGTGTTGTGATTTTAAACTAAGTTTGagaggatgcaggaggagacTTCTTGTTGTGCTTTGAACTTGATGatcatatgtttttttaatcttttcaaaataaaagtgaaaacaaagctaaaaccatttaacaatataacTTAATAGAAATCAGAGCAATAAAGCTGATAAAGCATATAAAgcatacaaagcattaaaatatTAGTAAAAACGGATACAGAAACCCTCCAAGGCTGCTCTTCTAGTTTAAATCTCTATCAGCAGCAGGCTGTATGTCGGTCGGGTCAGTCAGTCTGACCATCAGATCAGCCCAGGAGGGATTAGACGATATTCCTAACACTGACATGAAGTATTGTCTGTCTGCTGTCCTGTCTGAGTCTGACAGAGATCACCTGTCCAGACTGAAGCTGTGACCTGGACTGGGAGTAGCCGATAAAACCAGTTTGACCGTCCTGATCTCAAAACAAAGGATGACTTTGTTGACAGATGGCAAAACGTACAAATGACACGTCTACATCTGCAGAAGTACTTGTACTTAGCTACCAGTCTCACACTTTTTCtaataataaacacagagaTGCCATAAAAGAACCTCAGGACAAAGACACTAAGAAACTCAGGCTGAAGCTCCGTAGAGATGATAAAGCTTTCATGTCATCACAGAGCTTATTTGGGACTGCTTTGTGATGTGTATCTCTAGTGAAATAGGCTGCTTATATCCTGTGTTAAACAAACAGGTAAGTGCAAAATGTAAGCCCTCTATTTTAGGACACCATTTACACCACCCAGTCTTTCTGAGTAGTAGCTGCAAGTTTTGCcctttgaaaatgaaaaacacctGGCCCTTGTGTCCCTCCCTCCTGGGTGTGCGCCATTTTGTGGGCTGTGAGGCACAACCAATTTATTTGCATATTGAGATCAGTTCGCAATGCATTCAGAAAGGACACGACGAGCACTGTAACATCTCTGGAGTAACAGGTAACTGCAATTGCTTAAGGTGTGATGTATATAAACATCTAATTAACTAGTCACCCACATTGCCAACAGCCTGTCCAAaagtttttttagtttttataaatTAGTTACTTGGCACTAATTAGCCTGTACCTACATGTGTGCAGTCCACCCATACAGCCTTACcaagctagctagcattagctggtaGTTTAGCACTCCACTATTATGGTCACTTCTAGCTCCAAAAAAACTCCCAACTTGGGAAAGGACAAAATACTAACCAAGTCCACGCACAGATGAGTGACACTGTGACTACATCgttcttttaaatacagtctaTAGCTATTACTACTACTGAGTTCCATTTTCAGTTAAGCACCACTTCGCAAAAACACTCATCTAAATGATATTTATGCTGTCAGGCAGGTGCAGGTGGGCAATTAATTTTCCCTCATGAAAAACTGGGACTGGTGTGGAGGGCCTCaagataataaagataaaattaaTACTGAGAAGTATTGTTGAGTTCACCTTACTGGTGTAAGATAAGattagataagataagacaactctttattgtcattgcacagtcatacctagtacaa from Pelmatolapia mariae isolate MD_Pm_ZW linkage group LG17, Pm_UMD_F_2, whole genome shotgun sequence includes:
- the golgb1 gene encoding golgin subfamily B member 1 isoform X1 — its product is MLSRLATVLQELSGEEGQDGEQQGTLVPQLPSDEGQAPMGSEVPEETMERLAHLEQLVVQLKELIRDKDTQLFQKDTELTNKDAQLKNEREEAEARFTKLKLQAKAKMASLTKQITELKGQEGTTQSPDSSFTGAGAAVEEELQELKKKLSEEEARSRELEERLLASEQLLQEKEAAHAEQLQKLQAVVCEKDVRFQEQIQKHEEELLKATVQSQDEGELQKALHAAQQRCEELEEALKSRAGELEMLQQEVSSADQQKQILTGQFRQMEQELAEAAKLREEEKQQWAEQASRADAELAGLQASLEALERERMEVVKQESELASLREAEGASQEALEKEKMEVARLQAELTVMKEAELVAAQASERDRVEIARLEGELSSVREAESAAVHARQDASEREKSEVEKLEKELASLREEQEDMQKKGELFTEIWKLLHSLAEENVPEEIPVPVDPSHLLGTVHSIEAQMTRLKDKCSASEEQCAQFTHSMETLQEQLERKTTEQEETNTKIQQLEQQIVTMSERQEAAEPTQDSSEAEKAHILALEQQLLEKDNELVVLQESLILANKRSLSELSPNENCDQTPDQVEDAVTAPLDSSAALSDFMADTQEEESTLVAEDTSVLSISAENQSSPELIGNQSDSPEESKGTSSDEMVASSDSEVAHSSWTLLEAVNQDGGQEWPSIVQDFGQSWVATGMEQETTTVQVESSSVVIRETVQVHVSQQSSSSSSHEANVHSGQVFAQALAEELQKRYSELLAELQRLRETAAESQEKIKSLEEETESLSAAKEVAESKAASLAEELSSAREELNKHSQESSSVAKKQSVEFQLLEEQIDILNSENKTKDDRLQALQTALETAQHALSEQEGQVRMLSTQLEERELLASELERRLQDMESSMLEYSQTSDLNTESLSKKDSEISELQLRLNQKEQEMLELNDSMSARLLQAEEEKFQIDSEMNKLKEKMEELQKVKEEKQQETTEDSPVLVDDEVACLRQEKEVMEKQLTNTKKKLQAALVQRKDLMKKVADFEAEAKKWSERDEAATGEIPEKSEGHKIEEMEVKLVELEQALRYKEEAVESLEQKITKQDQVLAETLALNRKLSEEAEISPETNALQSQVTYLEAECETLQKKLQEVQESRKETIRKAKEKDRHHREQLKQQKEEYSGLMERFEVQSSEQEVLLTKLRELEEKVSAEREDPTPQEPKHRVENMEKPSGNDWVQEDWVDFASPETDSSQPQSSDPCQPTSEVLSEQMEDSLKTLREEIQTLRTAGEELERQLRETQASLSQKETELLEVGKELQALKEKERQIDALSAEVDDLREKYRQAESHAEALKAEMDAAAKAAAAESSSSVAALQDEVDSFKQFLDNKNFEIMELSQQLSEQNTLINSMQDTVAQKDQLIASLQDELKAEKEKSHKLEVEVPLKQEEDKDSEEKIQQLQRKLQAALISRKDALKENKTQKEQLASSDKVIAELQQKIESAEDELEKLRAERVRLIEEVDRTLLENQSLGSSCESLKLAMEGVLNEKDACKREVELAKEEAARTCREWEEKVQTMKDEYETLLKSYENVSDEAERVRRVLEAARQERQELAAKVRTHETARQEAERQAEEAQKEVSAVKDKMRKFAKTKQQKILELEEENERLREIQEKPSIKQEDKAPGDELEQLQEELRALKAELHATVAERDSLGQQIEGLREELAQMREKENDHVEEVVTAQKSDASTMTTEPAEIQNKDKEKPVMPEEIQDDQIVAATAKETHSQPAEEKDKAEMSEKAQMLLENKMREVKAAFTTEREQWQEREAELKAELASLERHLQESKEKESLSVSLEKCLEESKERERSLIEEASKRETQFKELLRSLEAEKDNLEERLMNQLAQLNGSIAGYQQEAAENREHLTELQRELERLEREKAELEAEAQSEKDRAARLEEDMRQAQRERAEAEAESGKQRELEQQLRSAQRVKEGSQSRARQLEELLREKQLEVRQLQKDCIQYQERISELGREAKALQIGHDELCNKLEKSQLEASKTLEDLKRTEAEVASYKSQLDEAQKQASEALAAKKTIEQSIQQREAALKAEAEETLDSVRFRLGAELKEMELRLEETYREREKEEEATLEAREIAEDAERRAQETQARLDESLARLAAFSRCMSSLQDDRDRVVDEARQWESRFNGALQAKEAEVREAETRAKGLAEQLQKETALKEELQVTVERLEKADKDWQLRLEEKGKKITETQAALEEEKKKLQQTAAELESAQSEAHTLKNEIESLHQRLQALEEAVGRLQGDVEQARLELQEREAEERRLCLNVEQLETDLRSSKALTETLQAELNEKERREVEMLGEQEQAVAQAADEARKEADSRAREAEEELAQRRGEVRDLEEKLRKAEEESNNRKARLDSFTKAMGSLQDDRDRVLNMYKQLEEKHLQVMMEKDGLIQEAAGENNSLKEELRSLLVQRDDLYAERAQLSAQLYGYRDELKQVLSMKDSQHKQLLAAQRQRIVSLEKEHEELKSQLKSLSTVKETEVVHKVESETLSQAAERRPASQVMDAPGAEVEKLREQLQAAREQVAALEETLHRERKEHESKSKELAELRWEGGVMRTESESAQERVAELARDLLAVEQKLLEEKEVTEKLRQENQSFSKAMASLQDSRDEAVNKVQELSHKLEEMSKAGGHTAHSSPAGSSGEVWGLKNALQALQNDRERLLEQLKAQESELKKQKSELARLGAGELIKVSQELLEEKQKSEDMLGVITQLENVVEMGKQEIETLRLERTDLMAQAEQLKQQTLTTLSERDQQLKQLTAMLEEARVHKPKLQQEHYQRAGAEVLSSAPGAPQERSSLIESHTYMAEVKELQRRLDEETQQRMAVEEQLMATQDRLKRHDQAKWHSALDGDSSETAVFIEPPEGAVTRTRRGGPGLMRMLRVAFCSRQRMPLLLSLYLLTVHVLLLLCLGGYL
- the golgb1 gene encoding golgin subfamily B member 1 isoform X2, producing MLSRLATVLQELSGEEGQDGEQQGTLVPQLPSDEGQAPMGSEVPEETMERLAHLEQLVVQLKELIRDKDTQLFQKDTELTNKDAQLKNEREEAEARFTKLKLQAKAKMASLTKQITELKGQEGTTSPDSSFTGAGAAVEEELQELKKKLSEEEARSRELEERLLASEQLLQEKEAAHAEQLQKLQAVVCEKDVRFQEQIQKHEEELLKATVQSQDEGELQKALHAAQQRCEELEEALKSRAGELEMLQQEVSSADQQKQILTGQFRQMEQELAEAAKLREEEKQQWAEQASRADAELAGLQASLEALERERMEVVKQESELASLREAEGASQEALEKEKMEVARLQAELTVMKEAELVAAQASERDRVEIARLEGELSSVREAESAAVHARQDASEREKSEVEKLEKELASLREEQEDMQKKGELFTEIWKLLHSLAEENVPEEIPVPVDPSHLLGTVHSIEAQMTRLKDKCSASEEQCAQFTHSMETLQEQLERKTTEQEETNTKIQQLEQQIVTMSERQEAAEPTQDSSEAEKAHILALEQQLLEKDNELVVLQESLILANKRSLSELSPNENCDQTPDQVEDAVTAPLDSSAALSDFMADTQEEESTLVAEDTSVLSISAENQSSPELIGNQSDSPEESKGTSSDEMVASSDSEVAHSSWTLLEAVNQDGGQEWPSIVQDFGQSWVATGMEQETTTVQVESSSVVIRETVQVHVSQQSSSSSSHEANVHSGQVFAQALAEELQKRYSELLAELQRLRETAAESQEKIKSLEEETESLSAAKEVAESKAASLAEELSSAREELNKHSQESSSVAKKQSVEFQLLEEQIDILNSENKTKDDRLQALQTALETAQHALSEQEGQVRMLSTQLEERELLASELERRLQDMESSMLEYSQTSDLNTESLSKKDSEISELQLRLNQKEQEMLELNDSMSARLLQAEEEKFQIDSEMNKLKEKMEELQKVKEEKQQETTEDSPVLVDDEVACLRQEKEVMEKQLTNTKKKLQAALVQRKDLMKKVADFEAEAKKWSERDEAATGEIPEKSEGHKIEEMEVKLVELEQALRYKEEAVESLEQKITKQDQVLAETLALNRKLSEEAEISPETNALQSQVTYLEAECETLQKKLQEVQESRKETIRKAKEKDRHHREQLKQQKEEYSGLMERFEVQSSEQEVLLTKLRELEEKVSAEREDPTPQEPKHRVENMEKPSGNDWVQEDWVDFASPETDSSQPQSSDPCQPTSEVLSEQMEDSLKTLREEIQTLRTAGEELERQLRETQASLSQKETELLEVGKELQALKEKERQIDALSAEVDDLREKYRQAESHAEALKAEMDAAAKAAAAESSSSVAALQDEVDSFKQFLDNKNFEIMELSQQLSEQNTLINSMQDTVAQKDQLIASLQDELKAEKEKSHKLEVEVPLKQEEDKDSEEKIQQLQRKLQAALISRKDALKENKTQKEQLASSDKVIAELQQKIESAEDELEKLRAERVRLIEEVDRTLLENQSLGSSCESLKLAMEGVLNEKDACKREVELAKEEAARTCREWEEKVQTMKDEYETLLKSYENVSDEAERVRRVLEAARQERQELAAKVRTHETARQEAERQAEEAQKEVSAVKDKMRKFAKTKQQKILELEEENERLREIQEKPSIKQEDKAPGDELEQLQEELRALKAELHATVAERDSLGQQIEGLREELAQMREKENDHVEEVVTAQKSDASTMTTEPAEIQNKDKEKPVMPEEIQDDQIVAATAKETHSQPAEEKDKAEMSEKAQMLLENKMREVKAAFTTEREQWQEREAELKAELASLERHLQESKEKESLSVSLEKCLEESKERERSLIEEASKRETQFKELLRSLEAEKDNLEERLMNQLAQLNGSIAGYQQEAAENREHLTELQRELERLEREKAELEAEAQSEKDRAARLEEDMRQAQRERAEAEAESGKQRELEQQLRSAQRVKEGSQSRARQLEELLREKQLEVRQLQKDCIQYQERISELGREAKALQIGHDELCNKLEKSQLEASKTLEDLKRTEAEVASYKSQLDEAQKQASEALAAKKTIEQSIQQREAALKAEAEETLDSVRFRLGAELKEMELRLEETYREREKEEEATLEAREIAEDAERRAQETQARLDESLARLAAFSRCMSSLQDDRDRVVDEARQWESRFNGALQAKEAEVREAETRAKGLAEQLQKETALKEELQVTVERLEKADKDWQLRLEEKGKKITETQAALEEEKKKLQQTAAELESAQSEAHTLKNEIESLHQRLQALEEAVGRLQGDVEQARLELQEREAEERRLCLNVEQLETDLRSSKALTETLQAELNEKERREVEMLGEQEQAVAQAADEARKEADSRAREAEEELAQRRGEVRDLEEKLRKAEEESNNRKARLDSFTKAMGSLQDDRDRVLNMYKQLEEKHLQVMMEKDGLIQEAAGENNSLKEELRSLLVQRDDLYAERAQLSAQLYGYRDELKQVLSMKDSQHKQLLAAQRQRIVSLEKEHEELKSQLKSLSTVKETEVVHKVESETLSQAAERRPASQVMDAPGAEVEKLREQLQAAREQVAALEETLHRERKEHESKSKELAELRWEGGVMRTESESAQERVAELARDLLAVEQKLLEEKEVTEKLRQENQSFSKAMASLQDSRDEAVNKVQELSHKLEEMSKAGGHTAHSSPAGSSGEVWGLKNALQALQNDRERLLEQLKAQESELKKQKSELARLGAGELIKVSQELLEEKQKSEDMLGVITQLENVVEMGKQEIETLRLERTDLMAQAEQLKQQTLTTLSERDQQLKQLTAMLEEARVHKPKLQQEHYQRAGAEVLSSAPGAPQERSSLIESHTYMAEVKELQRRLDEETQQRMAVEEQLMATQDRLKRHDQAKWHSALDGDSSETAVFIEPPEGAVTRTRRGGPGLMRMLRVAFCSRQRMPLLLSLYLLTVHVLLLLCLGGYL